From a region of the Polynucleobacter corsicus genome:
- a CDS encoding FKBP-type peptidyl-prolyl cis-trans isomerase produces the protein MTKLTVLPNSFLTLNYRLTLPSGDDYINTFIDRPATVLMGSGQFAPCFEKVLIGLGVGDQRSALLPPEESFGERKEELIQWVSLKALKEGRDDDAQFNPGDVIEFNAPGGAQYAGVLQSINEEGAWFDFNHPLAGRPVTFEAQIVAIL, from the coding sequence ATGACTAAGCTTACGGTTTTGCCCAACTCCTTTCTGACCCTCAACTATCGGCTGACTTTGCCCAGTGGGGATGACTACATCAATACGTTTATCGATCGCCCTGCGACGGTGTTGATGGGTTCTGGACAATTTGCGCCTTGCTTTGAAAAGGTATTAATCGGATTGGGTGTGGGTGATCAGAGAAGTGCCTTATTGCCACCAGAAGAAAGTTTTGGTGAGCGTAAAGAAGAATTAATTCAGTGGGTTTCTTTGAAAGCGCTTAAAGAAGGTCGCGATGATGATGCGCAATTTAATCCTGGTGACGTCATTGAATTTAATGCACCCGGTGGCGCTCAATACGCTGGTGTATTGCAATCGATTAACGAAGAGGGCGCTTGGTTTGATTTCAATCACCCGCTTGCTGGAAGGCCTGTTACCTTCGAAGCTCAAATTGTTGCGATTCTGTAG
- the radC gene encoding RadC family protein, with the protein MHLPITDWPKMEQPREKLRALGAAALSDAELLAIFLRVGVKGKTAVALAKDLLHHFSNLPRLMSCTPEELTQIHGMGISKWSQIQAAYELVKRSLEETLSQESVLTSPGYVREFLQARFGRLPHEVFLCLYLDSRLRLIECQELFRGSLSHTAVYPREILKEALARNASALIVAHNHPSGNPQPSIADQELTKTLAKALQLVDIPLLDHCIVSHGGFFSFSDEGHMKNDHK; encoded by the coding sequence GTGCACTTGCCGATTACGGATTGGCCAAAAATGGAGCAGCCCCGCGAAAAACTACGCGCCCTTGGCGCTGCAGCCCTCAGCGATGCCGAGTTACTCGCGATCTTTCTGCGCGTTGGCGTCAAAGGCAAAACTGCCGTGGCTCTAGCCAAGGACCTGCTCCACCATTTCAGTAATTTGCCGCGCCTCATGTCCTGTACCCCTGAAGAATTAACCCAAATCCATGGCATGGGCATCTCTAAGTGGTCACAAATCCAGGCGGCCTACGAGCTGGTCAAGCGCAGCCTTGAGGAAACCCTCTCCCAAGAGTCTGTCCTGACCTCACCAGGCTATGTCCGTGAGTTCTTGCAGGCCAGATTTGGACGCTTGCCACACGAAGTCTTTCTGTGCCTATACCTGGACTCCCGCCTACGGCTGATTGAGTGTCAGGAGCTCTTTAGAGGCTCCCTAAGCCACACCGCTGTGTACCCACGAGAAATCCTTAAGGAAGCTCTTGCTAGGAACGCTAGTGCTCTCATCGTGGCACATAACCACCCCAGCGGAAATCCACAACCCAGCATTGCTGACCAAGAATTGACCAAAACACTAGCTAAAGCCTTGCAGCTGGTAGATATCCCCCTACTTGATCACTGCATCGTAAGTCATGGTGGTTTTTTCTCATTTTCTGATGAGGGTCATATGAAAAATGACCATAAATAG
- the rpmB gene encoding 50S ribosomal protein L28, with amino-acid sequence MAKVCQVTGKKPMVGNNVSHANNKTKRRFLPNLQNRRFWVESENRWISLRLTNAGLRVIDKNGIDAVLSDLRARGEI; translated from the coding sequence ATGGCAAAAGTTTGCCAAGTCACTGGGAAGAAGCCGATGGTTGGCAACAATGTATCCCATGCAAACAATAAAACGAAGCGTCGCTTTTTGCCGAATTTGCAAAATCGTCGTTTCTGGGTTGAATCTGAAAACCGCTGGATTAGCTTGCGCTTAACCAATGCTGGTTTGCGCGTTATCGACAAAAACGGCATTGATGCTGTGTTGTCCGATCTACGTGCACGTGGCGAAATTTAA
- the rpmG gene encoding 50S ribosomal protein L33, whose product MAKGGREKIKLESSAGTGHFYTTSKNKRTKPEKMEIMKFDPTIRKHVAYKETKLK is encoded by the coding sequence ATGGCTAAAGGCGGCAGAGAAAAAATCAAATTAGAGTCATCAGCTGGTACTGGTCACTTCTATACAACATCAAAAAACAAGCGTACAAAGCCTGAGAAAATGGAGATCATGAAATTCGATCCAACCATTCGCAAGCACGTTGCTTACAAAGAAACCAAGCTCAAGTAA
- a CDS encoding DesA family fatty acid desaturase, with protein sequence MNTASSFDLFLNWLSNGYLNLAWWQILVFTLVATHITIAAVTIFLHRCQAHRALELHPIMSHFFRFWLWLTTGMVTKEWAAIHRKHHAKCETVDDPHSPQVLGINTVLSRGAELYKNESRNQETLDKFGHGTPDDWLERNIYAKYSWQGVALMLIIDVLLFGAIGLTVWAVQMLWIPITAAGVINGIGHFWGYRNYDCEDASRNIMPWGILIGGEELHNNHHTFATSAKLSSKWYEFDIGWMYIQIMSAVGLAKVKKTSPKPVLSDLRPADQNTLEAIIANRYEIMARYSKTLSTFFNNEVQHMQVLASHLKDARTWLGKDESRLIVEEKIKLEELMATNAQLRKMIEMRRDLHAIWGRSNATGDQLLNQLHVWCQRAEESGLSSLRDFSLRLRRYA encoded by the coding sequence TTGAACACAGCTTCTAGTTTTGATTTATTCCTGAATTGGCTTTCCAATGGTTATTTAAATTTGGCTTGGTGGCAAATCCTTGTTTTTACCCTGGTTGCCACCCACATCACCATTGCTGCGGTGACTATTTTCTTGCATCGCTGCCAAGCGCATCGCGCTCTGGAATTGCACCCCATCATGTCCCATTTTTTCCGGTTTTGGCTATGGCTAACCACTGGCATGGTGACCAAAGAGTGGGCAGCGATTCATCGTAAGCATCACGCCAAATGTGAGACTGTGGATGATCCACATAGCCCACAAGTTTTGGGTATCAACACCGTGCTTTCTCGTGGTGCTGAGTTATATAAAAATGAATCACGCAATCAAGAGACCTTAGATAAGTTTGGTCACGGTACCCCAGATGATTGGCTTGAGCGCAACATCTATGCAAAGTATTCATGGCAAGGCGTAGCTTTGATGTTGATCATCGACGTACTCTTGTTCGGCGCAATTGGCTTGACTGTGTGGGCAGTGCAGATGTTGTGGATTCCCATTACTGCCGCTGGAGTTATTAATGGCATTGGCCACTTCTGGGGTTACCGTAACTACGATTGCGAAGATGCTTCAAGAAATATTATGCCTTGGGGTATTTTGATTGGTGGCGAAGAGTTGCATAACAATCACCACACCTTCGCTACAAGCGCAAAGCTCTCTAGTAAGTGGTATGAGTTTGATATTGGTTGGATGTACATTCAGATCATGAGTGCTGTTGGTTTGGCGAAAGTAAAAAAGACTTCTCCTAAGCCGGTGCTGAGCGACTTACGTCCTGCAGATCAAAACACGCTCGAAGCCATTATTGCCAACCGTTATGAAATCATGGCCCGCTATAGTAAGACCTTGAGCACCTTCTTTAATAATGAAGTTCAGCACATGCAGGTATTGGCGTCTCACTTAAAAGATGCCCGTACCTGGCTGGGTAAAGATGAATCCCGTTTAATAGTAGAAGAAAAAATCAAACTTGAAGAGCTGATGGCAACTAATGCGCAGCTACGTAAGATGATTGAGATGCGTCGTGACCTGCATGCCATTTGGGGCCGATCTAACGCTACTGGCGATCAACTGCTGAATCAGTTGCATGTGTGGTGTCAGCGCGCTGAAGAGAGTGGTTTATCGAGCCTGCGCGACTTCTCTTTGAGGTTGCGTCGCTACGCTTAA
- a CDS encoding RsmB/NOP family class I SAM-dependent RNA methyltransferase — MSKERSSRAASAGSKSGSRSGSRLGPQKSYAAKSKDPLRRPERRNASGNIIAPEGQKNFSNAKALPQHAIHLERLLPELLNFEQPADRVVSRYFRSEPQLGNRDRALIAESAFAILRRKNEFSQFASSGEGSQARRLALLGLLSALSEGGLGSANRAESAIADLAHVLKTGEYEWLQRFATVDPSALNPLVQNNLPEWLWDAFGKYPGEESREALAKSLMHPALLDLRANTMKTTREQLLAEMNALGGRYQAIPTPYAPDGVRIMGKPALQNTVSFKTGMFEVQDEGSQLLAYLLAPKRGEMVVDFCAGAGGKTLAIGAIMRSTGRLYALDTSERRLANLKPRQARSGLSNVHPVWIDSENDSKIKRLAGKIDRVLVDAPCSGMGTLRRNPDLKWRQTPEGVLELNQKQMNILASASRLLKPGGRLVYATCSLLPQENQQIAEDFLAKHPNFEVVPAAEVLKPLFPKDKIPLGCSPDNPWWQLWPHIHGTDGFFGAVFQRKAAVSALTVDKDDEKSVKVKSKKVDKELK; from the coding sequence ATGAGTAAAGAACGTTCATCCCGCGCAGCTAGTGCTGGCAGTAAATCTGGATCTAGATCTGGGTCACGCTTAGGCCCACAAAAAAGTTATGCCGCTAAATCTAAAGATCCATTGCGTCGCCCTGAGCGTCGCAATGCGAGCGGCAACATCATTGCACCAGAAGGTCAAAAAAACTTTTCTAATGCGAAGGCCTTGCCTCAGCACGCAATTCATTTGGAGCGCCTGCTTCCAGAGTTGCTTAATTTCGAGCAACCAGCTGACCGTGTAGTGAGTCGCTATTTCCGCTCTGAGCCTCAGCTGGGTAATCGTGATCGCGCCTTGATTGCTGAGAGTGCCTTTGCCATTCTGCGCCGCAAGAATGAGTTCTCACAATTTGCTTCAAGTGGTGAGGGTTCACAAGCTAGACGCTTAGCCCTACTGGGTTTGCTGTCTGCTTTGTCTGAAGGTGGTCTAGGCTCTGCCAATCGCGCGGAGAGCGCCATTGCCGACTTAGCCCATGTGCTGAAAACAGGTGAGTACGAATGGTTGCAGCGTTTTGCAACAGTCGATCCATCAGCACTCAATCCCTTAGTTCAGAATAATTTGCCTGAATGGCTTTGGGATGCGTTTGGAAAATATCCCGGTGAAGAGTCGCGTGAAGCATTAGCTAAGTCACTCATGCATCCAGCCCTTTTGGATTTGCGTGCCAACACCATGAAGACCACTCGTGAGCAATTGCTTGCTGAGATGAATGCTCTTGGTGGTCGCTATCAAGCCATTCCAACTCCGTACGCGCCGGATGGTGTTCGCATCATGGGTAAGCCCGCTTTGCAAAATACCGTGAGCTTTAAAACAGGGATGTTTGAAGTTCAAGATGAAGGTAGTCAGTTATTGGCTTACTTACTTGCCCCTAAGCGTGGCGAGATGGTGGTGGATTTTTGTGCTGGAGCCGGTGGCAAGACTTTGGCAATTGGGGCAATCATGCGCTCCACAGGCCGTTTGTATGCCCTAGACACATCTGAGCGTCGCTTAGCTAATTTAAAGCCTAGACAAGCCCGTAGCGGCCTTTCTAATGTGCATCCCGTCTGGATTGATAGCGAGAATGACTCCAAGATCAAGCGTTTGGCTGGGAAGATTGATCGCGTCCTCGTGGATGCTCCTTGTAGTGGCATGGGTACATTACGACGCAACCCCGATCTCAAATGGCGCCAGACCCCAGAAGGTGTTTTGGAGCTCAATCAAAAGCAGATGAATATTCTGGCCTCTGCCAGCCGCTTACTTAAGCCAGGTGGCCGCTTGGTTTACGCAACTTGCAGTCTGTTGCCACAAGAAAACCAGCAAATTGCAGAGGATTTCTTGGCAAAGCACCCTAATTTTGAGGTTGTGCCTGCAGCTGAAGTTCTTAAGCCATTGTTTCCAAAGGATAAAATTCCTTTGGGCTGTAGCCCTGACAATCCTTGGTGGCAGTTATGGCCCCATATTCATGGGACTGATGGTTTCTTTGGGGCTGTTTTTCAGAGAAAAGCAGCTGTTTCTGCGCTAACTGTCGATAAAGATGATGAAAAGTCGGTAAAAGTCAAAAGCAAGAAAGTAGATAAAGAACTAAAATAG
- the purN gene encoding phosphoribosylglycinamide formyltransferase: protein MPSIVTLISGRGSNFEAIVKTAQKEQWSVTFAGVIANHPAAKGLDFARSQGIPAFAIEHREHDTRESFDAALIAKIDELGADLVVLAGFMRILTPGFIRHFEGRLINIHPALLPAFPGLHTHERALEAGVAEHGASVHFVTEGVDEGPIICQASVPVLPGDDADSLAARVLAAEHQIYPRAVKWFLDGRLRIEGNQVQVKPPESQLIKL, encoded by the coding sequence ATGCCATCTATCGTCACCTTAATCTCTGGCCGCGGATCTAATTTCGAGGCTATCGTCAAAACAGCTCAAAAAGAGCAGTGGTCAGTTACTTTTGCCGGCGTCATTGCTAACCACCCAGCTGCCAAGGGGCTTGATTTTGCTCGCTCTCAGGGCATTCCGGCCTTTGCCATTGAACATCGTGAGCATGACACGCGTGAGTCCTTTGATGCTGCTCTGATAGCGAAAATCGATGAATTAGGGGCTGATTTAGTGGTTCTAGCGGGTTTTATGAGAATTCTGACCCCGGGCTTTATCCGCCATTTTGAGGGTCGCCTGATCAATATTCACCCCGCCTTGCTACCAGCCTTCCCAGGATTGCATACCCATGAACGCGCTTTAGAGGCTGGAGTAGCCGAACATGGCGCCAGCGTGCATTTTGTTACTGAGGGTGTGGATGAGGGCCCCATCATCTGCCAAGCCTCAGTTCCAGTGCTTCCCGGTGATGATGCAGACAGCTTGGCAGCGCGAGTTTTGGCTGCTGAGCATCAGATTTACCCGCGGGCCGTAAAATGGTTCCTAGATGGACGATTGCGAATAGAAGGTAATCAAGTTCAGGTTAAACCACCGGAGTCGCAATTAATAAAATTATGA
- a CDS encoding bifunctional riboflavin kinase/FAD synthetase, which yields MNVFRGPTQFSAGPACALTIGNFDGVHRGHRALLKELKDGAQARGLVSCVMTFEPHPKEFFSPEQAPPRILNLRDKLAAFADIGIDRIVVEHFNSAFARLTPAEFVSEIIVKQLNAKWILIGDDFCYGAKRAGNFASLKAAGEQFGFEVSSIHTVQEDGERISSSALRNALANGNMDQASKLLGRPYGISGHVIHGQKLGRTLGFPTLNLAVANHLHHRKPACSGIFTAQVLGLGDKPLPAVASLGVRPTVEDEGRVLLETHIFDYNADVYGKIITVELLEKIRDEAKYSDLDTLTKAIASDAAHARNYFLKKSYV from the coding sequence GTGAACGTATTCCGCGGCCCCACCCAGTTTTCTGCAGGACCGGCTTGTGCCTTAACCATCGGTAATTTCGATGGCGTGCACAGGGGTCATCGCGCCCTACTCAAGGAGCTGAAGGATGGTGCGCAAGCACGCGGTTTAGTTAGCTGCGTCATGACCTTCGAGCCGCACCCTAAAGAATTCTTTTCTCCAGAACAAGCGCCACCAAGAATTCTCAATTTGCGCGACAAGCTTGCTGCCTTTGCCGACATTGGTATCGATCGCATAGTAGTGGAGCACTTTAATTCCGCATTTGCCCGCCTTACTCCCGCAGAATTTGTTTCTGAAATTATTGTCAAGCAGCTCAATGCCAAATGGATTTTGATTGGTGATGACTTTTGCTATGGCGCAAAACGCGCCGGTAACTTTGCCAGTCTGAAAGCAGCTGGTGAACAATTTGGCTTTGAAGTTTCTAGCATTCACACCGTGCAAGAAGATGGTGAAAGAATTTCTAGCTCAGCATTGCGCAATGCCTTGGCTAATGGGAATATGGATCAAGCCAGTAAATTACTAGGTCGTCCTTATGGTATCTCTGGCCACGTTATTCACGGGCAAAAGCTGGGTCGTACTTTAGGCTTCCCCACACTGAATCTCGCTGTTGCCAATCACTTGCATCACCGTAAGCCTGCTTGCTCCGGCATCTTTACCGCACAGGTATTAGGCCTTGGAGATAAGCCACTGCCTGCGGTAGCCAGTCTAGGCGTAAGGCCGACTGTCGAAGATGAAGGTCGCGTATTGCTTGAGACTCATATCTTTGATTACAACGCCGATGTCTACGGAAAAATTATTACCGTGGAGCTCTTAGAAAAAATTCGGGATGAGGCGAAGTACTCCGATCTCGATACACTTACCAAAGCGATTGCATCTGATGCAGCGCATGCCAGAAATTATTTCCTGAAAAAATCTTATGTCTGA
- the ileS gene encoding isoleucine--tRNA ligase, producing the protein MSEKENSYPVNLLETSFPMRGDLPKREPQWVAQWQKNKLYEKIRAAHANQPKFILHDGPPYANGDIHIGHAVNKILKDMIVKSHWLMGFDSAYVPGWDCHGMPIEIQIEKQFGKNLPTAEVQAKARAYAQVQVDKQKIDFERLGVLGDWNNPYLTMNFRNEADEIRALGKIWEKGYVFRGLKPVNWCFDCGSALAEAEVEYQDKTDPTVDVGFAFDDAQRPQLAKVFGLSEIPAKPGMIVIWTTTPWTIPSNQALNVHPELRYALVDTGDKLLILAEDRVETCLEDFGLEGKVIATCLGSQLANISFWHPLAPLHEGYKRLSPIYPAEYVTLDTGTGVVHSAPAYGEEDFKSCKANKLADKDILNPVMGNGVYASWLPLFANEYIWKANPKIVEAMREAGSLLRDKTYTHSYMHCWRHKSPIIYRATSQWFASMDKKPTDGSASLRETALAGIENTEFFPAWGKQRLNSMIANRPDWTLSRQRQWGVPMAFFVHKESGEPHPRTVELLEEIAKRVEKEGIEAWQKLEVAELLREEAAQYEKNRDTLDVWFDSGTTHWHVIRGSHRNELYRPEAETIDGRLADLYLEGSDQHRGWFHSSLLTGAMLDGKPPYKALLTHGFTVDGQGRKMSKSVGNVIAPQQVADKLGAEIIRLWVASTDYSGEMTISDEILKRVVESYRRIRNTLRFLLANLSDFDPSKHAMPASEWLEIDRYAVALANQLQQDVQAHYKAYEFQPAVARILTFCSEDLGGFYLDILKDRLYTSAPDSKERRAAQNALFHIIRNLLKWLAPFLSFTAEEAWLSFPHGADEKAKESIFMEEFGTFPEIAQANELLAKWNRVREIRSEVTKAIEIEREAGNVGSSLQAELTIKVGDIDFAILHSLEDDLRFVTITSSAKLELSNAGLEVLVRGSQYKKCGRCWHHTQDVGLNTEHSELCGRCISNLFGSGESRLFA; encoded by the coding sequence ATGTCTGAAAAAGAAAACTCTTATCCCGTTAATCTCCTGGAAACATCATTTCCGATGCGGGGAGATTTACCAAAACGTGAACCGCAATGGGTTGCACAGTGGCAGAAAAATAAACTTTACGAAAAGATTCGTGCAGCACATGCTAATCAACCGAAGTTCATCTTGCATGATGGTCCCCCTTATGCAAACGGCGATATTCATATTGGTCATGCGGTAAATAAGATTCTCAAAGACATGATCGTGAAGTCCCACTGGTTGATGGGCTTTGACTCTGCCTACGTTCCAGGCTGGGATTGCCACGGTATGCCCATTGAGATTCAGATTGAAAAGCAGTTTGGTAAAAATTTACCGACGGCTGAAGTACAAGCCAAAGCGCGTGCCTATGCCCAAGTACAAGTAGACAAGCAAAAGATTGACTTTGAGCGCTTAGGTGTTTTGGGTGACTGGAATAATCCTTACCTGACCATGAACTTCCGTAATGAGGCCGATGAAATTCGTGCACTTGGCAAGATCTGGGAAAAGGGTTATGTTTTCCGCGGCCTCAAGCCAGTCAACTGGTGTTTCGATTGCGGCTCCGCATTGGCTGAAGCTGAAGTGGAATACCAAGACAAAACAGATCCAACGGTAGATGTGGGATTTGCTTTTGATGATGCACAGCGTCCTCAGCTAGCGAAAGTATTTGGCCTGTCCGAGATCCCAGCCAAGCCTGGAATGATTGTGATCTGGACAACAACACCCTGGACTATTCCTTCTAATCAAGCATTGAATGTTCATCCCGAGCTGCGTTACGCCCTAGTAGATACAGGTGACAAGTTACTCATCCTGGCAGAAGATCGTGTGGAAACTTGTTTGGAAGATTTTGGCCTCGAGGGCAAAGTCATTGCCACTTGTTTAGGTAGTCAGTTAGCTAATATTTCTTTCTGGCATCCACTAGCTCCACTGCATGAAGGTTACAAGCGCCTTTCACCAATCTACCCTGCTGAGTACGTCACACTGGATACTGGTACTGGCGTAGTGCACTCTGCGCCAGCCTATGGTGAGGAAGACTTTAAGTCTTGCAAAGCAAACAAGCTTGCAGATAAAGATATCTTGAATCCAGTCATGGGCAATGGTGTCTACGCTTCTTGGTTACCTCTCTTTGCCAATGAATATATCTGGAAAGCCAATCCGAAGATTGTGGAGGCTATGCGTGAAGCAGGCAGCCTCTTGCGAGACAAGACCTATACCCACTCTTATATGCATTGCTGGCGTCACAAGTCGCCGATTATTTATCGCGCTACCTCACAGTGGTTTGCGAGCATGGATAAGAAACCAACTGATGGCAGCGCAAGCTTGCGCGAGACTGCATTAGCTGGTATTGAGAACACTGAGTTCTTCCCAGCTTGGGGTAAGCAACGCTTAAACAGCATGATTGCTAACCGTCCTGATTGGACCTTGTCACGTCAACGCCAATGGGGCGTACCAATGGCTTTCTTTGTTCACAAAGAAAGTGGCGAGCCACATCCTCGCACCGTTGAGTTGCTCGAAGAAATTGCTAAGCGTGTTGAAAAAGAAGGTATTGAGGCTTGGCAAAAACTGGAAGTAGCCGAACTACTGCGTGAAGAAGCTGCCCAATATGAAAAGAATCGCGACACCTTGGATGTCTGGTTTGATTCAGGAACTACGCATTGGCATGTCATTCGTGGATCACACCGCAATGAGCTCTATCGCCCTGAAGCCGAGACTATAGATGGTCGTTTAGCTGACCTTTATCTAGAGGGTTCAGACCAACATCGCGGCTGGTTCCACTCTTCCCTGCTTACGGGCGCCATGCTCGATGGCAAGCCGCCATATAAGGCACTCCTAACACACGGCTTCACTGTTGATGGCCAAGGTCGCAAGATGAGTAAGTCTGTGGGTAACGTGATTGCCCCCCAACAGGTTGCCGATAAGTTGGGTGCGGAGATTATTCGCTTGTGGGTAGCCTCTACTGACTACTCTGGCGAGATGACCATCTCTGATGAGATTCTGAAACGCGTGGTGGAAAGCTATCGTCGCATTCGCAATACATTGCGCTTCTTATTGGCTAACTTATCTGACTTTGATCCAAGCAAGCATGCGATGCCTGCAAGCGAATGGCTAGAGATTGATCGTTACGCTGTTGCACTTGCCAATCAGTTGCAGCAAGATGTTCAAGCGCACTACAAGGCTTATGAGTTCCAGCCGGCTGTAGCGCGCATACTGACTTTCTGCTCAGAGGATTTAGGTGGCTTCTACTTAGACATTCTCAAAGATCGTCTCTACACGAGTGCTCCGGACTCCAAAGAGCGTCGCGCAGCACAGAATGCACTCTTCCACATCATTCGCAACCTACTCAAGTGGCTTGCTCCTTTCCTCTCCTTTACTGCTGAGGAGGCCTGGTTGTCATTCCCACACGGTGCGGATGAAAAAGCTAAAGAATCTATCTTTATGGAAGAGTTCGGCACTTTCCCTGAAATTGCTCAAGCCAATGAACTCCTGGCCAAGTGGAATCGTGTTCGAGAAATTCGTTCTGAGGTAACTAAAGCCATTGAGATTGAGCGTGAGGCTGGCAATGTAGGCTCATCCCTTCAAGCCGAGCTGACTATCAAAGTGGGTGATATCGACTTTGCAATTCTGCATTCTCTGGAAGATGACCTGCGCTTTGTGACCATCACCTCTAGCGCTAAGCTAGAGCTCAGCAATGCAGGTCTTGAAGTGCTTGTACGCGGCAGTCAATATAAAAAGTGTGGCCGTTGCTGGCATCACACTCAAGATGTTGGCCTCAACACGGAACATTCAGAGTTGTGCGGTCGTTGTATCAGCAATCTTTTTGGCAGCGGTGAATCTCGCCTATTTGCATAA
- the lspA gene encoding signal peptidase II, translating into MSTSRSFLRYLAIAIMTLLLDQLSKWSALSNLQLGVPEPVLPFMNWLLLFNPGAAFSFLAQGSGWQRWFFTGLGLAASTYILWLLRKSLGDKMLCWALSLILGGALGNVLDRIMYGAVVDFIDLHYANWHWPAFNVADSAICIGAALIIWGELRKSFGKTSQSL; encoded by the coding sequence ATGAGTACTAGCCGATCATTTCTTCGTTATTTAGCCATTGCAATCATGACGCTATTGCTAGACCAGCTGAGTAAATGGTCTGCCTTGAGTAATTTGCAGTTAGGCGTACCTGAACCTGTTTTGCCATTTATGAACTGGTTGTTGCTGTTTAATCCAGGAGCAGCATTTTCATTTTTAGCGCAGGGCTCTGGTTGGCAACGCTGGTTCTTTACCGGTCTTGGCTTAGCAGCCTCCACTTATATCCTTTGGCTGCTGCGCAAGAGCCTAGGCGACAAAATGCTCTGTTGGGCCCTCAGCCTCATTCTAGGTGGTGCCCTAGGTAATGTTCTAGATCGCATCATGTATGGCGCTGTAGTGGACTTTATTGACCTACATTACGCTAATTGGCATTGGCCAGCATTCAATGTTGCTGATAGTGCTATTTGCATCGGTGCAGCCCTCATTATTTGGGGCGAGCTACGCAAGTCATTTGGCAAAACCTCCCAATCCCTTTAA
- the coaBC gene encoding bifunctional phosphopantothenoylcysteine decarboxylase/phosphopantothenate--cysteine ligase CoaBC, producing MQSLLNKKIVLGISGGIAAYKSAELARQLMQEGVSVQVVMTEAAQQFVTPVTMQALTGNPVYTSQWDSSIANNMAHIELSRAADAILIAPASADLMAKLSLGLADDLLSTLCLARDCPLLLAPAMNKQMWEHAATQRSAERLLADKVALLGPASGFQACGEVGYGRMLEPAEITEQLIAFFHKKPLLGKRVLITAGPTFEAIDPVRGITNRSSGKMGFAIARAAVEAGAQVHLVAGPCDLDTPLAATGKITRTNVVSAKEMHAATMQSIDCDIFFAVAAVADWGIAKPAKEKIKRQGKQAPSLEFVANPDILADMAKTVKTKGGKAHPYCVGFAAESTDLQKHAEEKRKRKGIPMVVGNIGPDTFGSDLNQLLIIDESGSKKIAKAEKLQLARQLIQIVAKKI from the coding sequence ATGCAATCACTTTTAAATAAGAAAATCGTTCTTGGCATCTCCGGTGGCATTGCGGCCTATAAGTCTGCTGAGCTAGCTCGTCAGTTGATGCAAGAAGGAGTAAGCGTTCAAGTGGTGATGACAGAAGCCGCTCAGCAATTTGTGACACCAGTCACTATGCAGGCGCTCACAGGTAATCCGGTTTACACCAGCCAGTGGGATAGCAGTATTGCTAACAATATGGCTCATATTGAACTCTCTAGAGCGGCAGACGCGATTTTGATTGCACCAGCCAGTGCAGACCTCATGGCCAAACTCTCTCTCGGCTTGGCAGATGACTTACTGTCCACTCTTTGCTTAGCAAGAGATTGCCCCCTGTTACTAGCTCCCGCTATGAATAAGCAGATGTGGGAACACGCAGCAACACAAAGAAGCGCCGAGCGCCTCCTGGCAGACAAAGTTGCCTTACTCGGCCCAGCAAGTGGCTTTCAGGCATGTGGCGAAGTGGGCTACGGACGCATGCTTGAGCCCGCCGAAATTACCGAACAACTCATAGCCTTCTTTCATAAGAAACCATTATTAGGCAAGCGCGTACTCATTACTGCTGGCCCTACCTTTGAAGCGATTGATCCCGTGCGCGGCATCACTAACCGCAGCTCAGGCAAGATGGGTTTTGCGATCGCACGTGCAGCAGTTGAAGCTGGTGCGCAGGTTCACCTAGTTGCCGGTCCCTGCGATTTAGATACACCGCTAGCTGCAACTGGAAAAATTACCCGCACCAATGTTGTGAGCGCCAAGGAAATGCATGCCGCCACAATGCAATCTATTGACTGCGATATTTTCTTTGCGGTGGCTGCAGTGGCTGACTGGGGCATTGCCAAGCCAGCTAAAGAAAAGATCAAGCGCCAAGGTAAGCAAGCTCCAAGTTTAGAGTTTGTAGCTAACCCAGACATCCTTGCCGATATGGCCAAAACGGTCAAGACCAAAGGCGGTAAGGCGCATCCCTATTGCGTTGGCTTTGCAGCTGAATCCACCGACCTCCAAAAACATGCTGAAGAGAAGCGTAAGCGCAAAGGCATTCCGATGGTCGTCGGAAATATTGGTCCAGATACTTTTGGTAGCGATCTTAACCAACTCCTCATCATTGATGAGAGTGGTAGCAAGAAAATTGCTAAAGCTGAAAAGCTACAACTTGCACGTCAGCTGATTCAGATAGTTGCTAAAAAAATCTAG